The genomic window NNNNNNNNNNNNNNNNNNNNNNNNNNNNNNNNNNNNNNNNNNNNNNNNNNNNNNNNNNNNNNNNNNNNNNNNNNNNNNNNNNNNNNNNNNNNNNNNNNNNNNNNNNNNNNNNNNNNNNNNNNNNNNNNNNNNNNNNNNNNNNNNNNNNNNNNNNNNNNNNNNNNNNNNNNNNNNNNNNNNNNNNNNNNNNNNNNNNNNNNNNNNNNNNNNNNNNNNNNNAGTAATTAATTTTTTCATaaaattttaatgatttttttgttcatagtatttagaaaaaggaaaaaaataagaagtagtttatatatagttgatctagctagttgatttaataaactaatttattttactatatatagacgtagtttgtttttagtaagtactacttatttatttatagtaagtgcttagtagttgaactacatagttgatttaattaataaaactacttttatttaactatatatagaagtagtttccgcatcgacgtcggcgatgcctatcccgcatcctcgtcgtcgtcgactcggcggtggaggcctgcttgatcagggccatgttcgggactggactccgccgggctggtattgggaggtgctaccttccgggggacgtaggttggtgaggaggcagcccgttgttcacccgatccttgtttggtggcggtcgcgtgggccagtgatggtggtgAGGCATCCGTACACCACGGAGGtcgtacgtcaccgtgtcagcgaggaggacgagcacgtccgtcgctatatGGTTGCATtagagggcaggttcgacaatacctggcaggttcttcagggatctcactggagctatgatcctgtgatggttccttatctttgggtgtccaccgcctgcgtcgatacccgtcgggcgctacggttctagttgtattagtgataatattcaacgatgtacggacaccaagagatgatgtacttttgcttataattattgaatgcatgctaatttgaatactatactttattttatgattttgttttgcttattttataattcggttttgcttattgaatgctcatattggataagttctccttcattcccatgtgctagacaatttgatataataatgcattcgggaatgaaaggaggagctacgtacatcgatcatcgatagtcaacccgtgattaataataatgatgtagtttaatatttgaattatgaacgtaggccggaaatgttGTACTCATCGGACGActaaaaccgcccgggggagtgcgactggtgccacgacaaccgaggtatctgcgacaggttcattgagctggacgaagatcgtcgcttcagcattaagctcgaggagaccttcgatgttcatacggtacgcaaccgacgataatagttttttttcataattactcatgacttcaactattttaatcatgaattttttttttatcttttccaattcgactagcttatcccatgctttgcaagacgctatgtcttggagaggatgggttttaaagaccatgaaagtttcgaaaccaaaaaaattatcctaagtacccatcatggtgtgtattttcaagtaaagttgtacaatgctcagagtgtaacccattttggttgcaaaaattgggaagcactttgcaagatgtatggttttgatgagggtatgcttgttaccatggatcttggtgatcctacaatcgagcaagagagacctacgatttttgtccttgtggatacacctccaattctttccCCATGTGAggttaacatagttattaagtaatttatattgtttatttcaaaatagttgacaacttattctccattgacaacttattttcattcttcaaagaatgtgtggaagatggtagacaaaacctactacaccaaaggctccgaactaacttatcaggagaaaaatcatctggttgcattttgtactgatcttgagaattacaacgtctacaatcgaactcctcaacattatggtcaatacgtgccactagtgcacgtgttgaactacggtaactatcatggagataccctggtaagattttttactattacgacatccgtgcatctttttacacacttctaaaactagtacatcatatcattgctaactacgaagttattactatggttttcaacagataatcccgaatgattgtgtgcctcatctgatgtatacacacggtagcatttatgttttgaacatacaaccaggtcttcctacgaatctaaactgtccataccgggtttctaatagaagtggagacatgacaatcaaagaatggaaaaaatgtatggacagtcgtaaggagcttcttggaagcaatattcagcgaagggcaaaaattggagacaggatgatcgccattcttcataatggagagtcagggtctatattattttatgctattttaccttaagggtgtttaggtcctacctgatactggtgatcatgtgttaagaacaattatgtagggttgggttcgatcactatgaggatgatgatcgtatgacttattattaataacgagtagaagttgtatgatgatgcatgattagtaggacgagtacttattattatatatgctgatttatgcgagcatgcatgagttattatatcagcgggtaaaatgaacatatatagcagcagcgttggtaaaccaaggacgaagatataagagaggacacttctctctattagctagctaatataacaacctaaaaataacccccaaaacccctaaagcagccactttcccAAAAAAAAatatggacttttggtcccggttggtgccaccaaccgggaccaaaggccccctgactgggctcggcgcacagagtcacgtggaggcacattagtcccggttcttgtttgaaccgggactaatgggtggaggtgtTAGTAACGGCCCGTTACTAaaaaccgggactattaggtgtttttctactagtgtaagatCCATATATCAAAAGTGCACACGGTACAAAGAAGAACAAACCCATGAGTCCTTTCAAAAGGGTGAAGGAACAACCAAACATCAATATAACAGTGTGGCCTGCCATTCAGAGCTGGCCGGCCGGACGTAGGTACTCCTCTCGCTGTCACGCAGTGAGATAATATGAGAGCacttattcatatatatgtatatgtatgtgtatGACCTCAACGTACTCAGCGTAGATCGCTGGAGCTATATGCAGCGACGATGAGAAGAAGTGGTCGATCAACGAATCTTAGAACAGTCCACAGATGAGCTGATGGCGTAGGGGACGCTGACGCCGCACTTTGAAGGGATGCCGGCGGCCTTGCCAGCGTTGAGCCCACCAGCAGCGCTCTTGATGCACTTGCACGCTGCTTGCTTGTCAGCGGTGCTCTGGGCTGCACCGGCCAGACTCCTGACGCCGCTGCAGCAGGCCGCAGGCGGGTTGGCGCCGTTGCCGCGTGCATAGGAGATGCAGGGGCTCAAGGCAGAGGTCACCTGACCGCAGGATATCGCCGCATCGCAGGCTACGAGGAGCATAGCGGCCACCATGGCGACCAGCACGAGCTGAGTAGCTGCACCGCGGGCCATCCCTATCGAGTTTGCAGTAGAAGTGGTGTTGAGCTCAGCTGGAGATGGTGAGATGGGCTAGATTTGCTAAGTGATTGTACCGGTGAGGTGTTTCGTAGGGTGTGCATGGGCTTAAATAGAGCTGCTAACCAACATGTGATACCATTTGTAGTAAGTAAACTGTACACTATGATTGTGGCAAGTATTGCGTCCACAGGGATAAATTCGATTGGTGTGAGCCAATGCATAAATGTTTGTCGCTGGATGTTGGATTAGGTTGCTGGGTATATTAAAGCATTTGGGAGACGGTTGGATGTTGGGTTGGGCCCATTGATCGACCAAGCATGCGTACCTAGCGATGCAGTGTGGTTCATTAGCGTGTGCAGCGCAGATTAATAACGACATGTACTCCTACAATGATCGACTGTGGAGTGGTTGAGTGCATTAATTTGGTTTGCTCGTGCAGGGCCACCGTTCAATCACCTTCATTGATGCAATATTCAGGACTGCATTTTAATGATTAATTTGGTTTATATGAAGACATGTCTTTTGGGTAAATCTACCATGTATTATGTATGGCACGGTGCACCTATATTCCGCTTCTGTGTTATAAAATATCGACTTTATTATGCAAATGGCTTTGGCGCATCCGGATCCTATAGCGGAATATGGGTGCGTTGCACCGCTCCCATCTATGGTCTTTTGATCCACAAGTGGCGCTACTAGGAATGAGGTTGGAGTACTTCTATCTTTTCAATGGACTTTAAATTTGTATGTATACTTATCCATGAACATAGGGAGTGGTAACTAAATTTACAATGCTATCAGCTCTGGAAGTTTTCCCTCCGTCTCTAGACACACCCACGTTGTTTTGGTCGGCACATCGAGCTCCTCAAATCGTCGGCAGAGCATTGTGCAAGCATGGACCAAATCAATGGGCCACGATGTTGTAGATGTGTACTATAATAGCGCTGGCGTATTAAATGGATCCAACGGCCACCTCTGCCGCGCAGGTCATTAAACTTCTCCGCTCTCTCATTTCACACACACCTCCTACCTTGTACTGCTACAAGGAATTAAAACCCAACTTCTTTGGGCAAAGTTAAAAAACCAACTTACATCGACTTTCTAGTCTTCAATATACCAGCCCGGGATGCATCTTCCTATAGATTCAAAGTGTACTAGTAGGAGCCATGGGGAACTTAGCAATATCTACGACACCCCAAATTTGGGCAACGGAGACTCGTGAAACAGTTTTTGACAGCTACGCCCTTATCCTATAAAGCTCACCTTTTTCCTTGGCCTGAGAACCACGTATGTGATGGAGATGCGATGGTAATAAGGCGGACCAAATGATAAATCATACATTTTGCAAGACAATGGCGCGGTGCCTATGAAGAGAATAGAAACCAAACATCTTGCCGTGCCCCGCCGTAAGTTTTGGCACCGAGGCCTTCTATGGAAAAATATGTTAGACCAGTTTTTTTTTAGTAAATTTACATATTTCTATTTGTACTTCAATCGAAATATATGTTCATATTTTCTGCCAAAGCTAAAATGATATCAAAATTTACATACCAATCTGTATTCGGAAAATTCTAAAATTTTAGAACTTTTAGCCCTGAGATACACATTTTCGGCCACATTTTTACTAAAATCACTTGAATAAAATTAGATATATCTGTTTGAACTTCAATAAACATATGGAGTTCATATTTGCTACCGAAGATGAATAGTTATCTAAATTTGGATACCAAACTGTATTTGGTAAATTCTACTGCCTCTGATCCAAAACAAGTATCGCAGCTTTAAATTAAGGTTAGTTAAACCTTAGCTCAAAGATGCGACACTTATTATGGGTCGGAGGGAGTACAGTTTTTGATGGAAAAAGACTGAAATTATGTGGTTGTGCGATATTGGCAAGCAGCTGACGATCAACTATCCACTTTCAATGTGACACAACATAACTTTCTTGTTATTTTTCATACCATAAGCATTTAGTCCACGTACTCCAAGCTGAAGGCTATCACTAAAATTTACTAAAACTGCAAAAGTAATTGATAACATAGACTTACAATGACATCAATTTTGTAATATTCAAACAGTGTCTGATTAAAGTTTTTAATATCCAATCTAAAATGCTTGAAACAATAAGAAAAATCCGTGCAACTTATAGTTGCAATGCAGGCAGTGAATAAATCTCTCAATcaggaaatgaaaaaaaattgtttatTGCCGCAAgttatgtttgcttattttggtcaCATTACATTATTTCTTTCCTGAACTGATCTTGCGATTCTGTCAATTCAAAAACACAAAAACAACATATTATAGTTAAAGGCTTTACCAACCGTCATCGTGGGGAAAGTCATCGTCAAAACTGTTTTTCATAAACTAAATAAGCATCATCTTTTTTTCCCTGAAAAGTTACCCATGATTGTCTCTTTTTTTCATGTGGATGAGGATACAACATAGAAAAAGATAATTGATCATCCCACGGTTACTGAAGCCATTACAGATCGAGCTATGTTGAGATGAAAAAGGTCAAACTTCAGTATAAATGCTTATATATAAATATATTTAAGGTATAGTATATTTTTGGAAAAATTCAAACACCTGACTCAAATTAGCATGGAGAGAATATGTCCATCCGTGCGCCTGTAGTGAAAAGTAGATATTAACTTTCTATTTGTGCAAGTATTTAGTGCCGTAGTCCACTAAGCTTTGTTATGTCATACCCTGTCAGAACGCCGGTTTATTACTGTGATTCGATCCATCATTACAAATTACAAATATATAACAAACAGTTTTAGGGTGTGTTTTGTTGAGGAACCAAAAAATGACTGAAATGCCATAGTCCCATTCCTAGTAAATTGTTGGGGTTCATTCCTACGTCTTGCTTGGA from Triticum aestivum cultivar Chinese Spring chromosome 3B, IWGSC CS RefSeq v2.1, whole genome shotgun sequence includes these protein-coding regions:
- the LOC123068470 gene encoding non-specific lipid-transfer protein 4.1, yielding MARGAATQLVLVAMVAAMLLVACDAAISCGQVTSALSPCISYARGNGANPPAACCSGVRSLAGAAQSTADKQAACKCIKSAAGGLNAGKAAGIPSKCGVSVPYAISSSVDCSKIR